The following are from one region of the Spirochaetota bacterium genome:
- the queC gene encoding 7-cyano-7-deazaguanine synthase QueC codes for MDNENAVILLSGGLDSATAAAVAVRDSSACSAITFRYGQRHKVEVESARKLSAFFGIGRHLIIDIPVDVFQRNALNPSSGIDVPKNRDLSRTDAVPDTYVPARNTLFLAYALAFAESSGIRLIYIGVNALDYSGYPDCRPGYIAAFERMANLGTREGVEGRGFSIRAPLISMSKSDIIRLGRDLGVDYSLTHSCYDPGEDGVSCGECDSCVLRRRGFIEAGVADPTRYRK; via the coding sequence TTGGATAATGAAAATGCCGTAATACTGCTTAGTGGCGGTCTCGACTCGGCGACCGCCGCCGCCGTGGCGGTAAGGGATTCCTCCGCCTGCTCGGCTATAACGTTCAGATACGGACAGCGCCACAAGGTTGAAGTGGAATCCGCACGGAAGCTATCGGCGTTTTTCGGCATCGGAAGGCATCTTATAATCGATATTCCCGTCGACGTTTTTCAGCGAAACGCGCTGAATCCGTCTTCGGGGATCGATGTGCCGAAAAACAGGGATTTGAGTCGAACGGATGCCGTTCCTGACACGTATGTGCCGGCACGGAACACCCTTTTCCTCGCCTACGCTCTCGCGTTCGCTGAGTCATCCGGAATCCGATTGATTTATATCGGAGTAAACGCTCTCGACTATAGCGGGTATCCAGACTGCAGGCCCGGGTATATAGCCGCCTTCGAGCGGATGGCCAACCTGGGGACAAGGGAGGGGGTGGAAGGAAGGGGCTTCTCCATCAGGGCTCCGCTGATATCGATGAGCAAATCGGACATTATTCGGCTGGGACGGGATCTCGGCGTGGATTATTCGCTTACACACAGCTGTTACGACCCCGGCGAGGACGGTGTGTCGTGCGGCGAATGCGACAGCTGCGTTTTGCGAAGGCGGGGATTCATTGAGGCGGGCGTGGCCGATCCAACCAGGTACAGGAAATGA
- the rodA gene encoding rod shape-determining protein RodA, with translation MLRKNEIYRIDYVLVSAVMAVIIIGILMIYSAGFDPIDRTNSGLYKRQIVWFLVGFILMLIMTFVRYKSLGDYCLYIYFFILLFLIFATFFGTPIRNTRAWLNFGYFSIQPSEFMKLAVVIVLAKYLELRERDIRHLRELLVPTAAVAVPVLFILLQPDFGTAMVFIPVLFAMLFVGGADVSHLVAVISIAAIALIFPMALTYREWVAAQDESIIASFFKDYSLLFSVAGFLLLVAIITYVLHFFLIKKIFRKIYIPSIVMSLGLFFSVVIMRFIKDYQKKRILVFLNPDLDPHGSGYNVIQSKIAIGSGGFFGKGFLNGSQAQLGFLPEKSSDFIFPVIAEEWGFAGAVILLGLLCLIVLRGAQIALEAKDKFGALLAAGISSIFLFHILINVGMVLGIMPVTGIPLTFVSYGGSNLLMGMVSVGILINIRMNKFVY, from the coding sequence ATGCTGAGAAAAAATGAGATTTATAGAATAGACTACGTGCTGGTGTCGGCGGTAATGGCGGTGATCATAATCGGCATCCTCATGATATACTCCGCCGGCTTTGACCCGATCGACCGCACGAATAGCGGGCTTTACAAGCGTCAGATCGTCTGGTTTTTAGTTGGCTTTATTCTCATGCTTATAATGACGTTCGTACGTTATAAATCGCTCGGCGACTATTGCCTGTACATCTATTTTTTTATACTGCTGTTTCTCATATTCGCAACGTTTTTCGGTACGCCGATCCGCAATACCCGAGCCTGGCTTAATTTCGGCTATTTCTCGATTCAACCGTCCGAGTTTATGAAACTTGCGGTGGTCATTGTACTCGCCAAGTACCTCGAGCTCCGGGAGCGCGACATCCGGCACCTCCGGGAACTTCTCGTGCCGACCGCGGCCGTGGCCGTTCCCGTTCTGTTCATACTCTTGCAGCCTGATTTCGGCACGGCGATGGTCTTTATACCGGTACTGTTCGCCATGCTCTTTGTCGGCGGCGCCGATGTCTCGCACCTCGTTGCGGTAATAAGCATCGCCGCCATCGCGCTGATCTTCCCGATGGCGCTCACCTACAGGGAATGGGTGGCCGCGCAGGACGAAAGCATCATCGCAAGCTTCTTCAAGGATTACAGTCTGCTGTTTTCAGTCGCCGGTTTCCTGTTGCTGGTGGCGATCATCACATATGTGCTCCACTTCTTCCTGATAAAAAAGATATTCCGGAAGATATACATTCCATCAATCGTCATGTCGCTCGGGCTTTTCTTCTCAGTGGTGATCATGCGTTTCATCAAAGATTACCAGAAGAAGAGGATACTCGTATTTCTGAATCCGGACCTCGATCCGCACGGATCGGGATATAACGTTATCCAGTCCAAGATCGCGATAGGATCGGGGGGATTTTTCGGGAAGGGGTTTCTCAACGGCTCTCAGGCCCAGCTCGGATTTTTGCCGGAAAAATCCTCCGATTTTATCTTTCCCGTTATCGCGGAGGAATGGGGCTTCGCCGGGGCTGTCATACTGCTTGGCCTCCTGTGCCTCATCGTTTTGCGCGGTGCGCAGATCGCCCTCGAAGCGAAAGATAAATTCGGCGCGCTCCTCGCCGCAGGCATATCATCGATATTCTTGTTCCACATACTCATCAACGTGGGGATGGTGCTGGGAATCATGCCGGTTACCGGTATCCCGCTCACCTTCGTATCCTATGGCGGATCGAACCTTCTCATGGGGATGGTTTCCGTCGGCATACTCATCAATATTCGCATGAACAAGTTCGTCTACTGA
- the mrdA gene encoding penicillin-binding protein 2 produces the protein MSQTSLRTRMLEAFRRRMVFFIGLILSVFVILLLQTINLQLIQGETYKQRARMNMENYIPIPASRGEMYDRNFKIGGRNIVIVSNRPSFNITTIPAGFKSKEEMAAVIRPLCRLLKISYDDVMSDIRSRNPWERIVIREDIGFDTIVVIASNQHLFPNIDWEDAPVRVYNYGNMFSHAVGYIGTISPAEYKRLRDSGYRHYQKIGKSGLEGEYDSLLRGVDGHYRRVVDVRNRIEGEEVGLQAVAGNNVVLSIDFEVQKAAWEAMQDLKGSCVVVKPHTGEIIALMSRPDFDPNLVISKNNAKIIEELSADKNKPFLNRAIQSKYPPASTFKIVTSIAALEEDKWNPNFTFHCPGKYTLKGFIDKDFYCYETHGTLDMYGAIAKSCSVYFYQLGYKIGPTIILKYAEYLGLSDKTGIDLPGETQGFLPTKKWKLKTFDQQWFDGDTVNLSIGQGFVSVTPIEMVNLVAGIVNNGIIMQPHVVNKVLSPDNKKVLMKTELRKLKEIPLSPMTLDTLRQGMRLAVKSGTSRRLSYLKVPIAGKTGTAQTRSRRKEDHSQHAWFVGYAPFDGPVENAVAVVVMTEYGVAGAVGAVPIAEKVFSKMISLGYF, from the coding sequence ATGTCCCAGACGTCTCTTCGAACCAGAATGCTGGAGGCGTTCAGGCGCCGGATGGTTTTCTTCATAGGTCTTATTTTATCGGTATTCGTAATCCTGCTCTTACAGACCATCAACCTGCAGTTGATCCAGGGGGAGACCTATAAGCAAAGGGCCCGGATGAACATGGAGAACTACATTCCCATACCAGCGTCGAGGGGGGAAATGTACGACCGCAATTTCAAGATAGGCGGGCGAAACATCGTTATCGTTTCAAACAGGCCGTCGTTTAATATCACCACAATCCCCGCCGGCTTCAAGAGCAAAGAGGAGATGGCGGCGGTGATCAGGCCGCTGTGCCGGCTGCTAAAGATTTCCTACGACGATGTAATGAGCGATATACGTTCCAGGAACCCATGGGAACGGATTGTGATTCGCGAGGACATCGGATTCGATACCATCGTCGTTATTGCGTCAAATCAGCATCTTTTTCCCAATATAGACTGGGAAGATGCGCCGGTACGGGTCTATAACTACGGGAATATGTTCTCGCACGCGGTGGGGTATATCGGGACGATCAGCCCTGCCGAGTACAAAAGACTGCGCGACTCGGGTTACCGCCATTACCAGAAGATCGGCAAGTCGGGGCTGGAGGGTGAGTACGACAGCCTCCTGCGCGGAGTGGACGGTCATTACCGGCGCGTTGTCGACGTGCGCAACCGCATCGAGGGCGAGGAAGTGGGTCTTCAGGCGGTCGCCGGTAACAATGTTGTTCTTTCAATCGATTTCGAGGTGCAAAAGGCCGCATGGGAAGCCATGCAGGACCTAAAGGGGAGCTGTGTAGTGGTGAAGCCCCATACCGGCGAGATTATCGCGCTGATGAGCAGGCCCGATTTCGATCCGAACCTGGTTATATCGAAGAACAATGCCAAAATCATTGAAGAGCTCAGTGCCGACAAAAACAAGCCTTTTCTCAACCGGGCCATTCAGTCGAAGTATCCGCCGGCATCGACATTCAAGATCGTCACATCGATTGCCGCGCTCGAGGAAGACAAGTGGAACCCCAATTTTACGTTCCACTGTCCGGGTAAATATACGCTTAAGGGCTTCATCGACAAGGATTTTTACTGTTATGAGACACACGGTACGCTTGACATGTACGGGGCGATTGCGAAATCGTGCAGTGTGTATTTCTACCAGCTCGGCTACAAGATCGGCCCGACGATTATTTTAAAGTACGCCGAGTATTTAGGGCTTTCCGACAAAACTGGGATCGACCTGCCGGGAGAAACGCAGGGCTTTCTACCAACGAAAAAGTGGAAACTCAAGACCTTCGACCAGCAATGGTTCGACGGCGACACGGTGAACCTTTCGATAGGGCAGGGATTCGTGAGCGTCACCCCCATCGAAATGGTGAACCTGGTCGCAGGTATAGTTAACAATGGTATAATCATGCAGCCCCATGTGGTTAATAAGGTCCTTTCTCCGGATAACAAAAAGGTGCTCATGAAGACCGAGCTCCGGAAGCTCAAGGAGATTCCCCTATCGCCGATGACGCTCGATACGCTGCGGCAGGGTATGCGGCTTGCGGTCAAGAGTGGTACATCCCGAAGGCTTTCCTACCTCAAGGTGCCGATTGCGGGTAAAACCGGCACCGCCCAGACGCGTTCCAGGAGAAAGGAGGACCATTCCCAGCATGCGTGGTTCGTCGGCTACGCCCCCTTCGACGGTCCGGTCGAAAATGCCGTTGCGGTCGTCGTTATGACAGAGTACGGAGTCGCCGGAGCGGTCGGCGCCGTGCCGATCGCCGAAAAGGTTTTTTCGAAGATGATCTCCCTGGGGTATTTCTGA
- the mreD gene encoding rod shape-determining protein MreD — translation MIVTYILTAALVLASLIVQGHSSFEILRIAGCKPDIVFIVVVYMAYNFGSFYGETTGFIAGLFHDAISNSPLGLLAFPKMMLGYVVGFFGRSVFRQNIFTITLLIFLSSLLKGIVTLFLSYLFHTASVSSVINVIFPESFYNALLAPPLFFLFDKLFEKELAGEGY, via the coding sequence ATGATCGTCACCTATATTCTGACCGCGGCGCTTGTGCTCGCTTCGCTTATTGTGCAGGGTCATTCCTCTTTTGAGATTCTGCGCATAGCGGGCTGCAAACCGGACATTGTATTCATCGTCGTAGTATATATGGCCTATAATTTCGGATCGTTTTATGGAGAGACAACAGGCTTTATCGCCGGTCTTTTTCATGACGCCATTTCCAACTCACCCCTGGGCCTGCTCGCCTTTCCCAAAATGATGCTCGGTTATGTGGTCGGGTTTTTCGGCAGGTCGGTATTCAGGCAGAATATTTTTACGATCACCCTGCTTATCTTCCTTTCGTCATTGCTGAAAGGAATAGTGACCCTCTTTCTCAGCTATCTCTTTCATACGGCTTCCGTCTCCTCGGTGATAAATGTAATTTTCCCCGAATCATTTTACAATGCGCTGCTGGCGCCGCCCCTCTTCTTTCTGTTTGACAAGCTTTTTGAAAAGGAACTGGCAGGGGAGGGGTACTGA
- the mreC gene encoding rod shape-determining protein MreC: protein MEFLVRHKSIIAFLAFSLFCFVSLSIRSSALTFSFEGIGSLALTPFQKGYYSVQRGVHMLWAGFTELGDVREELVRTRDKLQHYEAMAEELGEIKRENDRLRQLLDMQQRVEYQSIPATIISKDPDNWFRTIVINRGSIDGIKVNMPVIAFRGDEKAVVGKVIEVRGRISRILPIISTDMKLGALFQENRFPGLCFGYAPSSTLVLMDYISKSATIKFGDVIITSGQGGVFPQGLLVGKVIKTLVTDTSAYQKALVRPIIDFNQVEMVYVIKKELDPELSKMLESEEP, encoded by the coding sequence TTGGAATTTCTGGTCAGACATAAATCGATTATCGCGTTTTTAGCGTTTTCGCTCTTCTGTTTCGTTTCGTTATCGATCAGGTCTTCCGCGCTGACGTTCAGTTTTGAGGGGATTGGAAGTCTCGCGCTCACGCCCTTCCAGAAAGGTTATTACAGCGTACAGCGGGGGGTCCACATGCTCTGGGCCGGCTTCACGGAGCTCGGCGATGTGAGGGAGGAGCTTGTTCGGACAAGGGATAAGCTGCAGCATTACGAAGCCATGGCGGAAGAGCTGGGCGAGATAAAAAGGGAAAACGACAGGCTGCGTCAGCTTCTGGACATGCAGCAGCGTGTCGAATACCAGTCGATACCAGCAACCATCATCTCCAAGGACCCCGATAACTGGTTCAGGACAATAGTCATTAATCGCGGTTCGATCGACGGCATTAAAGTTAACATGCCGGTGATCGCGTTCAGGGGGGATGAGAAGGCGGTGGTGGGCAAGGTTATTGAGGTAAGGGGCAGGATATCGCGCATTCTTCCCATCATCTCAACCGATATGAAACTTGGCGCATTGTTCCAGGAGAACAGGTTCCCGGGGCTTTGCTTTGGGTACGCTCCCAGTTCGACCCTCGTGCTCATGGATTATATCAGCAAGTCCGCGACGATCAAGTTCGGCGATGTCATTATAACATCGGGACAGGGGGGCGTGTTTCCGCAGGGGCTCCTGGTCGGTAAGGTTATCAAGACACTGGTTACCGATACGAGCGCGTACCAGAAGGCTCTGGTGCGACCGATCATCGATTTCAACCAGGTCGAAATGGTCTACGTCATCAAGAAAGAACTGGATCCCGAGCTCTCCAAAATGCTCGAATCAGAGGAACCATGA
- a CDS encoding rod shape-determining protein, which yields MFSSIYGLFSNDMGIDLGTSNTLVHVKGQGIVLSEPSVVAVQSGTGKVLAVGHEAKRMLGRTPGDIVAIRPMKDGVIADFETVEKMIRYFITRVHKRRTLVRPRVVIGVPSGITEVEKRAVRESAEQAGAREIFLIEEALAAAIGANIPIHEPAGHMIVDIGGGTTEIAVISLGGLVTADSVRVAGDEFDEAIIKYMRTQYNLVIGERMAEEVKFRLGNAFPEKKAESMELKGRDAISGLPRNLEIDNSEIRKALKEPVDQILDAIKRILEKTPPELAADIIERGIVMTGGGSLLKGLDKFISKETGVPVIRAENPLTCVVLGAGKFLEELKNLYRSNLK from the coding sequence ATGTTCAGTTCTATATATGGATTGTTTTCAAATGACATGGGGATCGACCTGGGGACGTCAAACACGCTCGTTCATGTAAAAGGTCAGGGAATCGTCCTGAGCGAGCCCTCGGTAGTGGCGGTCCAGAGCGGCACGGGCAAGGTGCTCGCCGTGGGGCACGAGGCCAAGCGTATGCTTGGAAGGACCCCGGGGGATATCGTGGCGATCAGGCCCATGAAGGACGGCGTTATTGCCGACTTCGAAACGGTTGAAAAGATGATCCGTTATTTCATCACCAGGGTCCACAAGCGCAGGACGCTGGTGAGGCCGCGGGTGGTCATAGGCGTCCCCTCCGGGATCACAGAGGTCGAGAAGCGTGCAGTGCGTGAGTCGGCCGAGCAGGCCGGGGCCCGCGAGATTTTTCTGATTGAGGAGGCCCTCGCTGCGGCGATAGGCGCCAATATACCCATTCATGAGCCGGCGGGTCACATGATTGTCGACATCGGCGGCGGGACGACGGAAATCGCCGTTATCTCTCTCGGCGGACTGGTCACCGCGGACTCCGTGCGCGTAGCCGGAGATGAATTCGACGAGGCGATCATCAAATACATGCGTACCCAGTACAACCTCGTGATAGGTGAACGCATGGCCGAAGAGGTTAAATTCAGGCTGGGCAACGCCTTCCCGGAAAAGAAGGCGGAGTCCATGGAGCTGAAAGGCCGCGACGCGATTTCGGGTCTGCCTCGTAACCTCGAAATAGACAACTCTGAGATACGCAAGGCGCTCAAAGAGCCGGTGGATCAGATTCTGGACGCAATCAAGCGTATCCTCGAAAAAACCCCGCCGGAGCTCGCGGCGGACATAATCGAGAGGGGTATCGTCATGACGGGAGGAGGCTCCCTTCTAAAGGGGCTCGACAAGTTTATAAGCAAGGAGACGGGGGTGCCGGTCATTCGGGCCGAGAATCCGCTGACATGCGTCGTGCTGGGGGCGGGAAAGTTTCTCGAAGAATTGAAGAACCTGTACCGATCAAACCTTAAATAA
- a CDS encoding class I SAM-dependent methyltransferase — protein sequence MTLPETFSRAFERRDGLYGSKGDDSFRLFNAAGDGIDGLTVDRYGDYLLVQFYFDHIFNREAELLSAMETAIARLPRRPLGLLVKDRRKINDGDGYTARRSSEIAWGDGPPAGYGVRHNGVTVIVDLVHGQHTGLFLDMREIRRALEQYYPAVERLLNLFSYTAVFSVHALARGVRSAVNVDLSAPALERARENYRANGLDCDDRDFVRGDSFDWLRRFNRKNRRFDLVILDPPTFSRKKQRSFSVKTDYRAALEAIGSCAPGGLALSTVNAYSVSEEKYRSFHPPGWKLVYYANESADYVYKTKPYLKAGLWRIPS from the coding sequence ATGACCCTGCCCGAAACATTTAGTCGCGCTTTCGAGCGAAGGGACGGGTTGTACGGAAGCAAGGGCGACGACAGCTTCAGGCTTTTCAACGCCGCCGGCGACGGCATCGACGGGCTCACCGTCGACCGTTACGGCGATTATCTGCTGGTTCAGTTCTATTTCGATCATATATTCAACCGCGAGGCCGAGTTGCTGTCCGCCATGGAGACCGCGATTGCCCGGCTTCCGCGGCGTCCGCTGGGGCTCCTTGTCAAAGACAGGCGAAAAATCAATGACGGCGACGGTTATACCGCCCGGCGGTCGAGCGAAATCGCCTGGGGAGACGGTCCGCCCGCGGGATATGGTGTGCGTCATAACGGGGTTACGGTTATCGTCGATCTGGTGCACGGCCAGCATACGGGACTTTTCCTCGATATGCGCGAAATACGGCGGGCACTCGAACAGTATTATCCGGCGGTGGAGCGTCTGCTCAACCTCTTCTCGTATACGGCCGTTTTTTCCGTACACGCGCTGGCCCGGGGGGTCCGCTCGGCGGTGAACGTAGACCTTTCGGCGCCGGCGCTCGAGCGGGCGCGGGAAAACTACCGTGCCAACGGCCTTGACTGTGACGACAGGGACTTCGTACGCGGCGATTCGTTCGACTGGCTGAGGCGATTTAACAGGAAAAACAGACGTTTTGACCTCGTCATCCTCGATCCACCAACCTTCTCGCGAAAAAAACAGCGGAGCTTCTCGGTTAAAACGGATTATCGCGCCGCTCTCGAAGCCATAGGTTCGTGCGCGCCGGGAGGACTTGCACTCTCGACCGTCAACGCGTACTCGGTCTCCGAGGAGAAATACCGGTCCTTTCATCCCCCTGGCTGGAAGCTCGTTTATTATGCAAACGAATCTGCCGATTATGTTTATAAAACAAAGCCATATTTAAAAGCAGGGCTGTGGAGAATTCCATCCTGA
- a CDS encoding bifunctional 4-hydroxy-2-oxoglutarate aldolase/2-dehydro-3-deoxy-phosphogluconate aldolase, protein MEARIRDLFQKTKIIPVAVFGDTDGALRAVGLLEEADIPLVEVTLRTEAAFSCIKEIVKRHPGVMVGAGSVLSVESLKKAADVGAVFFVAPCLDSEVIEYASALALSFIPGVATPSELNQALRAGCDVVKIFPAGVLGGVKYIDAVTAPFKTRRFGLIPTGGIDDTNVAEYLNNPFVIACGASSIVDQSLIGSGDYEALARKIRSMKIAVGA, encoded by the coding sequence ATGGAAGCCCGGATAAGAGATTTATTCCAAAAGACGAAAATTATTCCGGTCGCCGTTTTCGGGGACACGGACGGCGCCCTGCGGGCGGTCGGGCTCCTCGAGGAGGCCGACATTCCCCTGGTGGAGGTGACGCTTCGCACCGAGGCCGCCTTCAGCTGTATCAAAGAGATCGTTAAGCGCCACCCTGGGGTAATGGTCGGGGCGGGAAGCGTACTGTCGGTGGAATCTTTAAAAAAGGCCGCGGATGTCGGAGCGGTCTTTTTTGTCGCGCCCTGTCTCGATTCCGAAGTGATCGAATACGCCTCGGCCCTCGCCCTCAGCTTTATTCCGGGAGTCGCCACCCCGTCGGAACTCAACCAGGCACTCAGGGCCGGATGCGATGTCGTCAAGATATTTCCAGCCGGGGTTCTCGGCGGTGTTAAATACATCGATGCGGTCACGGCGCCTTTTAAAACCCGGCGCTTCGGGCTCATACCCACCGGCGGCATCGACGATACGAATGTAGCGGAATACCTCAACAATCCCTTCGTTATCGCCTGCGGCGCCTCGTCGATAGTCGACCAGTCCCTGATCGGTAGCGGGGATTACGAGGCGCTTGCACGGAAGATCAGGAGCATGAAAATAGCCGTGGGCGCCTGA
- a CDS encoding VOC family protein, whose product MIVIESIDHIGITVSNLDRSIEFYRELFDFEVVEKMSNSREAFIKVGEIMIGLFEIEGYENQQGTKNHISLFLDEEDFDDAVDELRENDITIVFGPDNLRGGKSVVFLDPDGNQVELCYPRMNV is encoded by the coding sequence ATGATAGTAATTGAAAGTATAGACCATATCGGGATTACGGTCTCGAATCTCGATCGCTCGATAGAATTCTATCGCGAACTGTTCGATTTCGAGGTCGTCGAAAAAATGAGTAACTCGCGCGAGGCCTTTATCAAGGTGGGAGAGATCATGATCGGTCTTTTCGAGATAGAGGGATACGAGAACCAGCAGGGAACCAAGAATCATATCAGCCTCTTTCTCGACGAGGAGGATTTCGATGACGCGGTAGACGAACTGAGAGAAAACGATATAACCATCGTATTCGGCCCGGATAATCTTCGCGGGGGCAAGTCGGTGGTATTCCTGGATCCCGACGGCAATCAGGTCGAACTCTGTTACCCGCGGATGAACGTATAG